A DNA window from Hydrogenophaga taeniospiralis contains the following coding sequences:
- the ugpQ gene encoding glycerophosphodiester phosphodiesterase, producing MTTPHTPPPDASRPTARSPWPYPRWIAHRGAGKHAPENTLAAFRLGASHGYRMFECDAKLSADGVVFLLHDDTLDRTTNGHGIGGELPWAALSQLDAGSWHSRQFAGEPLATLEAVAHFCQANHALLNIEIKPTTGLEFDTGRAVAQAAARLWGRPVGDGATAAPAPGAVPPLLTSFQPESLKAALEAAPELPRGLLLETLWSGWLEAALALRCEAIVCDQDLWDATSVAQARREGLRTLAYTVNDKASVQRLLALGIDGIITDRVDLFSPAA from the coding sequence ATGACGACACCCCACACACCGCCCCCCGACGCGAGCCGCCCCACGGCCCGGTCGCCCTGGCCCTACCCGCGCTGGATCGCCCACCGTGGCGCGGGCAAACACGCCCCCGAAAACACGCTCGCCGCCTTTCGCCTCGGTGCCTCCCACGGCTACCGCATGTTCGAATGCGATGCCAAGCTCAGCGCCGACGGCGTGGTGTTCCTGCTGCACGACGACACGCTGGACCGCACCACCAACGGCCACGGCATCGGTGGCGAGTTGCCCTGGGCCGCCCTCAGCCAGCTCGACGCCGGCAGCTGGCATTCGCGCCAGTTCGCGGGCGAGCCACTGGCAACGCTCGAAGCGGTGGCGCACTTTTGCCAAGCCAACCACGCCTTGCTGAACATCGAGATCAAGCCCACCACCGGCCTGGAGTTCGACACCGGCCGCGCCGTGGCCCAGGCTGCGGCGCGGCTCTGGGGCCGGCCTGTGGGCGATGGCGCCACCGCTGCGCCCGCGCCTGGCGCGGTGCCACCGCTGCTCACCTCGTTCCAGCCCGAATCGCTCAAGGCGGCCCTGGAGGCCGCACCCGAGTTGCCACGGGGTCTGTTGCTGGAAACGCTGTGGAGCGGGTGGCTGGAGGCCGCGCTCGCACTGCGCTGCGAAGCCATCGTCTGCGACCAGGATCTGTGGGATGCCACCAGCGTGGCCCAGGCGCGCCGCGAGGGCCTGCGCACCCTGGCCTACACGGTCAACGACAAAGCTTCGGTTCAGCGACTGCTGGCGCTGGGGATCGACGGCATCATCACCGACCGGGTCGATCTGTTTTCACCCGCGGCCTGA
- a CDS encoding lytic transglycosylase domain-containing protein, whose amino-acid sequence MNRFDHGTLRRRDWLTSAGALGLGSLGLVVAPGSAWAGRQAEEPLADSVRSVLSAAIASSAPPVPEFADTEKRLAHLRWLGVMSERLKKRKPDFQTRIEFLQTVWYETRRAGLDTTLVLGLIQVESAFRKFAISRVGARGYMQIMPFWARLIGDGDASRLFNMQTNLRFGCVILRHYLDRERGDTYMALGRYNGSRGRPEYPNAVYAAARNWILPELAPGPLPKV is encoded by the coding sequence GTGAACAGGTTCGACCACGGTACCTTGCGACGCCGCGACTGGTTGACCAGCGCCGGCGCGCTGGGGCTGGGCAGCCTGGGTCTGGTGGTGGCACCGGGCAGTGCATGGGCCGGTCGCCAGGCGGAAGAGCCTCTGGCCGACTCCGTGCGTTCGGTGCTCAGTGCCGCCATCGCCAGCAGTGCGCCGCCGGTGCCCGAGTTTGCCGACACCGAAAAGCGCCTGGCCCACCTGCGCTGGCTTGGTGTCATGAGCGAGCGCTTGAAGAAGCGCAAACCGGACTTCCAGACCCGCATCGAGTTCCTGCAGACCGTCTGGTACGAAACGCGCCGCGCCGGGCTGGACACCACCCTGGTGCTCGGCCTGATCCAGGTCGAGAGCGCGTTCCGCAAATTCGCCATTTCCCGTGTGGGCGCGCGGGGCTACATGCAGATCATGCCGTTCTGGGCGCGGCTGATCGGCGATGGGGATGCCTCACGCCTGTTCAATATGCAGACCAACCTGCGTTTTGGCTGTGTGATCCTGCGTCACTACCTGGACCGCGAACGCGGGGACACCTATATGGCGCTGGGGCGCTACAACGGTAGCCGGGGGCGGCCCGAATACCCCAATGCGGTGTACGCTGCGGCCCGCAACTGGATCCTCCCGGAGCTTGCGCCAGGCCCGCTCCCGAAAGTGTGA
- the prmC gene encoding peptide chain release factor N(5)-glutamine methyltransferase yields MTLTDALRRAAAAGLDRLDAQMLLLLALDRDLNHRAWLLAHDTDPLPAEAATRYADLVHRRLAGEPVAYLAGAKAFFGLHLQVDPRVLVPRPDTETLVQWALDTLAPPPVQARFLDLGTGSGAIALAVKAQRPDVAVTATDASADALAVARANAERLGLAVDFHQGSWLAAVPGQRFDVITSNPPYIAEGDPHLPALRHEPLSALTAGADGLDDMRTIIAHAHHALRPGGWLLLEHGHDQAQAVRGLLDQQGFEAAVSRTDLAGIERCSGARWPQQR; encoded by the coding sequence ATGACGTTGACCGACGCCCTTCGACGGGCTGCGGCCGCCGGCCTGGACCGGCTGGACGCCCAGATGCTGCTGCTGCTGGCGCTGGACCGTGACCTGAATCACCGCGCCTGGCTGCTGGCGCACGACACCGACCCCCTGCCCGCCGAAGCCGCCACGCGATACGCCGACCTGGTGCACCGGCGCCTGGCCGGCGAACCGGTGGCCTACCTGGCGGGTGCCAAGGCGTTTTTCGGTCTCCATCTGCAGGTGGACCCGCGCGTGCTCGTCCCCAGGCCCGACACCGAAACCCTGGTGCAGTGGGCGCTGGACACGTTGGCGCCACCGCCCGTCCAGGCCCGCTTTCTGGATCTCGGCACCGGCAGCGGCGCCATCGCGCTGGCGGTGAAAGCTCAGCGGCCCGACGTGGCCGTGACCGCCACCGACGCCAGCGCCGACGCCCTGGCCGTGGCCCGTGCCAACGCCGAACGCCTGGGGCTGGCGGTGGACTTTCACCAGGGCTCGTGGCTGGCAGCGGTGCCTGGGCAACGCTTCGACGTGATCACGAGCAACCCGCCCTACATCGCCGAGGGCGACCCGCACCTGCCCGCGCTGCGGCACGAACCCCTCAGCGCCCTGACCGCCGGTGCCGACGGACTCGACGACATGCGCACCATCATCGCGCACGCCCACCACGCCCTACGCCCGGGGGGCTGGCTGCTGCTGGAACACGGCCACGACCAGGCGCAAGCCGTGCGCGGCCTGCTCGATCAGCAGGGCTTTGAGGCCGCGGTCAGTCGCACCGACCTTGCGGGCATTGAGCGCTGCAGCGGCGCCCGCTGGCCACAGCAGCGATAA
- a CDS encoding AAA family ATPase, whose translation MSSRSLVASPSLGLPIARMRSVFSADEVERKLAHLQASGNEREYETLRNTYQRMLERGPQRFAVKPSGVPDMAPLYDLLPNFGEVLDDVKRHVALSQDSRDSLEVTPILLLGPPGVGKTHFAKQIADLLGTSMSLVPMSSMTAGWLLSGSSSQWKGAKPGKVFEALVDGQYANPVIVVDEIDKASADAQYDPLGALYSLLEHDTAQNFVDEFADVPIDASQVIWITTANDERAIPEPILNRMNVFEIAAPSPEAARRIAHHLYQSIRGEHDWGQRFEPEPADDVLDALATLAPREMRRALVTAFGNARLDDRYRVEADDLPRAGAGKARIGFLQ comes from the coding sequence ATGAGCTCACGCAGCCTGGTCGCTTCACCCTCCCTCGGACTGCCCATCGCCCGGATGCGCAGCGTGTTCAGCGCCGACGAGGTCGAGCGCAAGCTGGCCCACCTGCAGGCCAGCGGCAACGAACGCGAGTACGAAACCTTGCGCAACACCTACCAGCGCATGCTCGAGCGCGGCCCGCAGCGCTTCGCCGTCAAACCCTCGGGCGTGCCCGACATGGCTCCGCTGTACGACCTGCTGCCCAATTTTGGTGAGGTGCTCGACGACGTGAAGCGCCACGTCGCGCTCAGCCAGGACAGCCGCGACAGCCTGGAAGTCACCCCCATCCTGCTGCTCGGCCCGCCCGGCGTGGGCAAAACTCATTTCGCCAAACAGATCGCCGACCTGCTGGGCACGAGCATGAGCCTGGTCCCGATGAGCTCGATGACGGCCGGCTGGCTGCTCTCGGGCTCCTCGTCGCAGTGGAAGGGCGCCAAACCCGGCAAGGTGTTCGAGGCGCTGGTGGACGGCCAGTACGCCAACCCGGTGATCGTGGTCGACGAAATCGACAAGGCCAGCGCCGACGCGCAGTACGACCCGCTGGGCGCGCTCTACAGCCTGCTGGAGCACGACACCGCGCAGAACTTCGTGGACGAGTTCGCCGACGTGCCGATCGACGCCAGCCAGGTGATCTGGATCACCACCGCCAACGACGAGCGCGCGATTCCCGAACCCATCCTCAACCGCATGAACGTGTTCGAGATTGCGGCGCCCTCACCCGAGGCGGCCCGCCGGATCGCTCACCACCTGTACCAGTCGATCCGTGGCGAACACGACTGGGGCCAGCGCTTCGAGCCCGAACCCGCCGACGATGTGCTGGACGCGCTGGCGACCCTGGCCCCGCGCGAAATGCGCCGGGCCCTCGTCACGGCGTTCGGCAATGCCCGGCTGGACGACCGCTACCGCGTTGAGGCGGACGACCTCCCCAGAGCGGGTGCTGGAAAGGCGCGCATCGGGTTTCTGCAGTAG
- a CDS encoding RNA pyrophosphohydrolase, whose amino-acid sequence MLDREGFRPNVGIILLNQRNQVFWGKRIRSHSWQFPQGGIDRGETPEQAMYRELHEEVGLQPEHVCIVARTRDWLRYEVPDRFIRRDARGHYKGQKQIWYLLRLVAQDWHLNLRATSHPEFDAWRWHDYWVPLDVVVEFKRGVYEMALTELARYLPKNDNRNRYLRGGVRHRTIEEMSASMPCTGVPAGLELPPGACFDPDPQTDMRPQGVTHK is encoded by the coding sequence ATGCTTGACAGAGAAGGCTTCAGGCCCAATGTCGGCATCATTCTGCTCAACCAGAGAAACCAGGTGTTTTGGGGCAAGCGGATTCGCTCGCACTCCTGGCAGTTTCCGCAAGGTGGCATCGACCGGGGCGAAACGCCCGAACAGGCGATGTACCGCGAGCTGCACGAGGAAGTGGGCCTTCAGCCCGAACACGTGTGCATCGTTGCCCGGACACGGGACTGGTTGCGCTACGAGGTGCCGGACCGTTTCATTCGCCGCGACGCGCGCGGTCATTACAAAGGCCAGAAGCAGATCTGGTACCTGTTGCGCCTGGTGGCACAGGACTGGCATCTGAACCTGCGCGCCACCAGCCATCCCGAGTTTGACGCCTGGCGCTGGCATGACTACTGGGTGCCGCTGGACGTGGTGGTGGAGTTCAAGCGGGGCGTGTACGAGATGGCGCTGACCGAACTGGCCCGCTACCTGCCCAAGAACGACAACCGCAACCGCTATCTGCGGGGGGGCGTGCGCCACCGCACGATCGAAGAAATGTCTGCGTCGATGCCTTGTACCGGCGTACCCGCTGGGCTGGAGTTGCCCCCCGGCGCATGCTTCGACCCCGACCCACAGACCGACATGCGCCCACAGGGCGTCACACACAAATGA
- the prfA gene encoding peptide chain release factor 1 codes for MKPFVRDTLMRQRARLHELDALLAAPDVVDNMERFRALSREHAEVGAIVAVFNHYLQREADRASAEDLLRDPEMAEMAQEEIAGAKVELEQLNAELQQLLVPKDPDDERNAFVEIRAGTGGDESALFAGDLARLYTRYADTQGWKTEIVSESPSELGGYKEVVLRIAGHGVYGQLRFESGGHRVQRVPVTETQGRIHTSAATVAVMPEPDETEAVKLNPSELRIDTYRASGAGGQHINKTDSAVRVTHLPTGITAECQDGRSQHSNKAKALQVLTARLQEKDRSERAAKEAATRKGLVGTGDRSDRIRTYNFPQGRLTDHRINLTLYKLLQVMEGDLGDVIHALQVARGTELLAELEGKA; via the coding sequence ATGAAACCTTTTGTCCGCGACACCCTGATGCGACAGCGCGCCCGACTGCACGAGCTCGACGCGCTGCTGGCCGCACCCGACGTGGTGGACAACATGGAGCGCTTTCGCGCCCTGAGCCGTGAACACGCCGAGGTGGGCGCCATCGTGGCGGTGTTCAACCACTACCTGCAGCGTGAGGCCGACCGCGCCTCGGCCGAGGATCTGCTGCGCGACCCCGAGATGGCCGAGATGGCCCAGGAAGAAATCGCCGGCGCCAAGGTCGAACTGGAACAACTCAACGCCGAGCTGCAGCAGTTGCTGGTGCCCAAAGACCCGGACGACGAACGCAACGCCTTTGTCGAAATCCGCGCTGGCACCGGTGGCGACGAGTCGGCCCTGTTCGCGGGCGATCTGGCGCGCCTGTACACCCGCTACGCCGATACCCAGGGCTGGAAAACCGAGATCGTGAGCGAGTCGCCCAGCGAACTGGGGGGCTACAAGGAAGTGGTGCTGCGTATCGCCGGCCACGGTGTCTACGGGCAGCTGCGCTTCGAGTCGGGTGGCCACCGCGTGCAACGCGTGCCGGTCACCGAAACGCAGGGACGCATCCACACCAGCGCCGCCACCGTGGCCGTGATGCCCGAACCCGACGAGACCGAGGCCGTCAAGCTCAACCCCAGCGAGCTGCGCATCGACACCTACCGCGCCAGCGGTGCGGGCGGACAGCACATCAACAAGACCGACTCGGCCGTGCGCGTCACCCACCTGCCCACCGGCATCACCGCCGAATGCCAGGACGGCCGCAGCCAGCACAGCAACAAGGCCAAGGCCCTGCAGGTGCTGACCGCGCGGCTGCAGGAAAAGGACCGCAGCGAACGCGCCGCCAAGGAAGCCGCCACGCGCAAAGGCCTGGTGGGCACGGGCGACCGCAGCGACCGCATCCGCACCTACAACTTCCCGCAGGGTCGCCTCACCGACCACCGCATCAACCTCACGCTCTACAAACTGCTGCAGGTGATGGAGGGCGACCTGGGCGACGTGATCCATGCCCTGCAGGTCGCGCGCGGCACCGAGCTGCTGGCCGAGCTGGAAGGGAAGGCATGA
- the grxD gene encoding Grx4 family monothiol glutaredoxin encodes MSDAQTRIDQLVKSNDIVLFMKGNASFPMCGFSGRAIQILKACGVDPKTVKTVNVLDDDEIRQGIKEYSNWPTIPQLYVKGEFIGGSDIMMEMYESGELQQTINGQA; translated from the coding sequence ATGAGCGACGCCCAGACCCGTATCGACCAACTGGTCAAGTCCAACGACATCGTGCTGTTCATGAAGGGCAACGCGAGCTTCCCCATGTGCGGCTTCTCAGGCCGCGCGATCCAGATCCTCAAGGCCTGCGGTGTCGACCCCAAAACGGTGAAAACCGTCAATGTGCTCGACGACGACGAGATCCGCCAGGGCATCAAGGAATACAGCAACTGGCCCACCATCCCGCAGCTGTACGTCAAAGGTGAGTTCATCGGCGGCTCCGACATCATGATGGAGATGTACGAGTCGGGTGAGCTGCAGCAGACCATCAACGGCCAGGCCTGA
- a CDS encoding CNP1-like family protein, whose product MNPLPKPARRGALGIVRACCMAFAALACPAMAQKPFAEAPQALTATPPSFNVQRLQTFEASPGSALVYGIDPATLVVDNQGVVRYVLVARSASGALNVLYEGIRCQTAELITYARWDNRSAWNIDEAAEWRPLSSSGSTRHAMSLARAAVCDGPTPNGDASNILRTLKRGSAPER is encoded by the coding sequence ATGAATCCGCTACCCAAACCAGCGCGCCGCGGCGCGCTGGGCATCGTTCGCGCCTGTTGCATGGCGTTTGCCGCCTTGGCCTGCCCGGCCATGGCACAAAAGCCGTTCGCAGAAGCTCCGCAGGCCCTGACGGCGACCCCACCATCGTTCAATGTGCAACGCCTGCAGACCTTTGAGGCCTCACCCGGCTCGGCTTTGGTCTATGGCATCGATCCGGCCACCCTCGTCGTGGACAACCAGGGCGTGGTGCGGTATGTGCTGGTGGCCCGCAGCGCCAGCGGTGCGCTCAACGTCCTGTACGAAGGCATCCGGTGCCAGACGGCCGAGTTGATCACCTACGCGCGCTGGGACAACCGTTCGGCCTGGAACATTGACGAAGCCGCCGAGTGGCGCCCCCTGTCATCCTCCGGTTCGACCCGTCACGCGATGAGCCTGGCGCGCGCGGCGGTGTGCGACGGCCCCACCCCCAACGGTGATGCATCCAACATCCTTCGAACCTTGAAGCGCGGCAGCGCGCCTGAACGTTGA
- a CDS encoding proline--tRNA ligase, whose product MKASQFFISTLKEAPADAEVVSHQLMTRAGMIKKLGAGIYSYMPMGLRVIQKVEAIVREEMSRAGAVELTMPVVQPAELWQETGRFEKMGPELLRIKDRHDRDFVVQPTSEEVVTDIARQELRSYKQLPKNFYQIQTKFRDERRPRFGLMRGREFIMKDAYSFDRDEAAAKASYQVMAAAYRRIFDRFGLRYRAVAADSGAIGGDLSEEFQVIAATGEDAIVYCPGSAYAANMEKAEALAPAGPRPAAANAMAKTPTPGKSTCAGVAELLGVPLATTVKSLVLATDSLNEAGEILKSQVWLLLLRGDHDMNEVKVSKVPGLGAGFRFATVSEIDAHFGCKPGYLGPIGLKLPVKLVVDREVAVMADWICGANEPDFHMTGVNWGRDLPEPDQVADLRNVVEGDASPDGQGALAIERGIEVGHVFYLGSKYSQAMNATFLGEDGKPAHFEMGCYGIGITRLPAAAIEQNHDERGIIWPDAIAPFTVVICPIGMDRSPEVKAAAEQLHEQLVAAGVDVLLDDRGERPGAMFADWELIGVPHRVTIGDRGIKEGQVEYQHRRDAAATKVAVAEILGFLKGRIGT is encoded by the coding sequence ATGAAAGCCTCCCAGTTTTTCATCTCCACCCTCAAGGAAGCCCCGGCCGATGCCGAGGTGGTCAGCCACCAACTCATGACGCGTGCCGGCATGATCAAGAAACTGGGCGCCGGCATCTACAGCTACATGCCCATGGGGTTGCGGGTGATCCAGAAAGTGGAGGCCATCGTGCGCGAGGAGATGAGTCGCGCCGGCGCGGTCGAACTCACCATGCCGGTGGTGCAGCCGGCCGAACTCTGGCAGGAAACCGGGCGCTTCGAGAAGATGGGGCCCGAGTTGCTGCGCATCAAGGACCGGCACGACCGCGACTTCGTGGTGCAGCCCACCAGCGAAGAGGTGGTGACCGACATCGCTCGCCAGGAGTTGCGCAGCTACAAGCAGCTGCCGAAGAATTTTTACCAGATCCAGACCAAGTTCCGCGACGAGCGCCGTCCACGGTTTGGCTTGATGCGCGGGCGCGAGTTCATCATGAAAGACGCCTACAGCTTCGACCGCGACGAGGCCGCCGCCAAGGCCAGCTACCAGGTCATGGCCGCCGCTTACCGCCGCATCTTTGACCGTTTCGGCTTGCGCTACCGCGCCGTGGCGGCCGACAGCGGCGCCATCGGTGGCGACCTGAGCGAAGAGTTCCAGGTGATCGCCGCCACCGGGGAGGACGCCATCGTCTACTGCCCGGGCAGCGCCTACGCGGCCAACATGGAAAAGGCCGAAGCACTGGCGCCCGCGGGCCCGCGCCCGGCGGCGGCCAACGCCATGGCCAAGACGCCCACGCCGGGCAAGAGCACCTGCGCCGGCGTGGCCGAACTGCTGGGTGTGCCGCTGGCCACGACCGTGAAGTCGCTCGTGCTGGCCACCGACTCGCTCAACGAGGCGGGCGAGATCTTGAAGAGCCAGGTGTGGCTGCTGCTGCTGCGCGGCGACCACGACATGAACGAGGTCAAGGTGAGCAAGGTGCCCGGGTTGGGCGCCGGTTTCCGCTTTGCCACGGTGTCCGAGATCGACGCCCACTTCGGCTGCAAGCCGGGCTACCTGGGGCCCATCGGCTTGAAGCTGCCGGTGAAGCTGGTGGTGGACCGCGAGGTGGCGGTGATGGCCGACTGGATCTGCGGTGCCAACGAGCCCGATTTCCACATGACGGGCGTGAATTGGGGGCGTGACCTGCCCGAGCCCGATCAGGTGGCCGACCTGCGCAATGTGGTTGAAGGCGATGCCTCGCCCGACGGACAGGGTGCGTTGGCGATTGAACGTGGCATCGAGGTGGGCCATGTGTTCTACCTTGGCAGCAAATACAGCCAGGCCATGAACGCCACCTTCCTTGGCGAAGACGGCAAACCCGCGCATTTCGAAATGGGCTGCTACGGCATCGGCATCACGCGACTGCCGGCCGCCGCCATTGAACAGAACCACGACGAGCGCGGCATCATCTGGCCCGACGCGATTGCGCCGTTCACGGTGGTGATCTGCCCCATCGGCATGGACCGCAGTCCCGAGGTGAAGGCCGCCGCCGAACAGCTGCACGAACAACTGGTGGCCGCCGGCGTGGACGTGCTGCTGGATGATCGCGGCGAGCGTCCGGGCGCCATGTTTGCCGACTGGGAACTCATTGGTGTGCCGCACCGCGTGACGATTGGCGACCGTGGCATCAAGGAAGGCCAGGTCGAGTACCAGCACCGCCGCGATGCCGCGGCGACCAAGGTGGCCGTGGCCGAGATTCTGGGGTTCCTGAAGGGCCGGATCGGCACATGA
- the hemA gene encoding glutamyl-tRNA reductase — translation MSVWTLGINHHTAPLDLRGRFAFALDQIQPALHGYRQSLARQPEATLLSTCNRTELYGAGDQAAVEPTLEWLAHTGGVSTEVLRDHAYVLREDQAARHAFRVASGLDSMVLGEPQILGQMKDAVRAANDAGALGTTLHQLFQRSFAVAKQVRTSTEIGAHSISMTAAAVRLASQLFEDIKDIRVLFVGAGEMIELAATHFAAKTPRSMSIANRTLERGEKLASRFGAEVMRLAEVPERLHEFDAVISCTASTLPIIGLGAVERALKKRKHRPMFMVDLAVPRDIEIEVKALDDVYLYTVDDLAAVVQTGKDNRQAAVAQAEAIIDAGVLSFMHWMEQRDPAGGMVPLIQQIHAQADQWRSAEMARARKLLARGEPVEAVLEALSRGLTQKMLHGTLAELRSGDAHTRAATAQTVSRLFLREEAPKPTRDS, via the coding sequence ATGTCTGTCTGGACGCTCGGCATCAACCACCACACGGCTCCGCTCGATTTGCGGGGCCGCTTTGCGTTCGCACTCGACCAGATCCAGCCCGCGCTGCACGGCTACCGCCAGAGCCTGGCGCGCCAACCCGAAGCCACCCTGCTCTCCACCTGCAACCGCACCGAGCTGTACGGCGCGGGCGATCAGGCCGCGGTGGAACCCACCCTGGAGTGGCTGGCGCACACCGGCGGCGTGAGCACCGAGGTGCTGCGCGACCACGCCTACGTGCTGCGCGAAGACCAGGCGGCGCGCCACGCGTTTCGCGTGGCCAGTGGGCTCGACAGCATGGTGCTGGGCGAGCCCCAGATCCTGGGTCAGATGAAAGACGCGGTGCGCGCCGCCAACGACGCCGGCGCCCTGGGCACCACGCTGCACCAGCTGTTCCAGCGCTCGTTCGCGGTCGCCAAGCAGGTGCGCACCTCCACCGAGATCGGTGCGCACTCCATCAGCATGACCGCCGCCGCCGTGCGGCTGGCCTCCCAGCTGTTCGAGGACATCAAGGACATCCGCGTGCTGTTCGTCGGCGCCGGGGAAATGATCGAACTGGCGGCCACCCACTTCGCCGCCAAGACCCCGCGCAGCATGTCCATCGCCAACCGCACGCTGGAGCGCGGCGAAAAACTCGCGAGCCGCTTCGGTGCCGAGGTGATGCGCCTGGCCGAGGTGCCCGAGCGCCTGCACGAGTTCGATGCCGTCATCAGTTGCACCGCCAGCACCCTGCCCATCATCGGTCTGGGCGCGGTCGAGCGGGCGCTCAAAAAGCGCAAGCACCGCCCCATGTTCATGGTCGATCTGGCCGTGCCGCGCGACATCGAAATCGAAGTCAAGGCCCTGGACGACGTCTACCTCTACACGGTGGACGATCTCGCCGCTGTGGTGCAGACCGGCAAGGACAACCGCCAGGCGGCCGTGGCCCAGGCCGAGGCCATCATCGACGCGGGTGTGTTGAGTTTCATGCACTGGATGGAGCAGCGTGACCCCGCTGGCGGCATGGTGCCCCTGATCCAGCAGATCCACGCCCAGGCCGATCAATGGCGCAGCGCCGAGATGGCGCGCGCGCGCAAGCTTCTGGCCCGGGGAGAACCGGTGGAAGCCGTGCTCGAAGCCCTCTCACGTGGCCTGACGCAAAAGATGCTGCACGGCACCCTGGCCGAGTTGCGATCGGGCGACGCCCACACGCGCGCAGCCACCGCGCAGACCGTCTCGCGCCTGTTCCTGCGCGAGGAAGCGCCGAAACCCACCCGGGATTCCTAG
- the ugpC gene encoding sn-glycerol-3-phosphate ABC transporter ATP-binding protein UgpC produces the protein MASISLRDVVKRYRTGKTELQVIHGVNAEIADREFIVIVGPSGCGKSTLLRMVAGLEEISGGDIRIGERVVNTLEPAERDIAMVFQNYALYPHMTVFDNMAYGLKIKKVPIAEIKQRVDKAAGILELGHLLTRKPRELSGGQRQRVAMGRAIVRQPQVFLFDEPLSNLDAKLRAQTRLEIQKLHRELGITSLFVTHDQVEAMTLAQRMIVMNAGKMEQFGTPEEVYTRPATTFVASFIGSPPMNLLQHAPGGRPGSLLGIRPEHIDIGDSGWALQVETVELLGAERLVHARLGDEMLIIRAHEDQGAPAIGSTIHARPREDRMHWFDAQTGQRQSGA, from the coding sequence ATGGCATCCATTTCCCTGCGCGACGTGGTCAAACGCTACCGCACCGGCAAGACCGAGTTGCAAGTGATTCACGGCGTGAACGCCGAGATCGCGGACCGCGAGTTCATCGTCATCGTCGGCCCTTCGGGCTGCGGCAAATCCACGCTGCTGCGCATGGTGGCCGGTCTGGAAGAGATCAGCGGCGGCGACATCCGCATTGGCGAGCGCGTGGTCAACACGCTGGAGCCGGCCGAGCGCGACATCGCCATGGTGTTCCAGAACTACGCGCTCTACCCGCACATGACGGTGTTCGACAACATGGCCTATGGCCTGAAGATCAAGAAGGTGCCGATCGCCGAGATCAAGCAGCGCGTGGACAAGGCCGCCGGCATCCTGGAGCTGGGCCATCTGCTGACGCGCAAGCCGCGCGAGCTCTCGGGTGGGCAGCGCCAGCGCGTAGCCATGGGCCGTGCCATCGTGCGCCAGCCTCAGGTGTTCCTGTTCGACGAACCGCTGTCCAACCTGGACGCCAAGCTGCGCGCCCAGACCCGGCTGGAGATCCAGAAACTGCACCGGGAACTCGGCATCACCTCGCTGTTCGTCACACACGACCAGGTGGAGGCCATGACGCTGGCGCAGCGCATGATCGTGATGAACGCCGGCAAGATGGAACAGTTCGGGACCCCCGAAGAGGTCTACACACGCCCGGCCACCACCTTCGTGGCCAGTTTCATCGGGTCCCCGCCCATGAACCTGCTTCAGCACGCGCCGGGCGGGCGACCCGGCAGCCTGCTGGGCATCCGCCCCGAACACATCGACATCGGCGACAGCGGTTGGGCGCTCCAGGTGGAAACGGTGGAACTGCTGGGGGCCGAACGCCTGGTGCACGCGCGCCTGGGCGACGAAATGCTCATCATCCGCGCCCACGAAGACCAGGGTGCGCCGGCCATCGGCAGCACCATCCACGCCCGGCCGCGCGAAGACCGCATGCACTGGTTCGACGCACAGACCGGCCAGCGACAATCCGGGGCATGA